Proteins found in one Seonamhaeicola sp. S2-3 genomic segment:
- a CDS encoding SusC/RagA family TonB-linked outer membrane protein has protein sequence MKTKFSGILTLILAFVVHISFAQEKTISGTISDDSGLPLPGATVLVKGTTSGTSSDFDGKYSIKASAGDVLVFSFVGYTTSEVTVGSSSTINVTMKEDATSLEEVIIVGYSTSTKQAFSGTVKEIKSEVLETKNFANVTQALAGEVAGVNVINTSGQPGTVSKVRIRGFGSVNGNRAPLYVVDGVPLTTSSSFDEDGEAVNNKALNSINPADIESTTVLKDATATAIYGARGANGVVLITTKSGKSGTSVIETDFKTGVNFQAIPRYDVIKDPNEYIEIAWGALKNYFELEYPSLNSVDYANQYLYSSNLGIHPMYNNYNITDVSQLIDPTTGKMIPGVTTKYNPENWEDNAFQSSILTEANLKMSGGNEKTTYFSSFGYLNQKGYINNSEYKRYTTRLNINHKPKEWLTASGNLSYTYDETLSNGQSEDSGSVFWFVDNIPSIYPLYLRDSNGNKVKDPYYGGYQYDYGNTRGFGGLTNAIADSEYDRDENNTHAVNGSFSFKFDITQDLSFETRYGIQYYNRIRNVINNPFYGSAAGDSQKGSLFKVNTSEITQNFLNMLRYSKSFGNHGLEILAAFETNQNDYEYASISKNKVVNLQNGLDQANNYVVVSSPPMGYRRSRTMESYFGQLNYNYNQKYFLTGSIRRDGSSRFYKNKWGTFGSVGAAWVLSNEDFLNSSEAINFLKLKASYGLVGDEGGVDYYSGQNSYSINNLIGEISLIPNAIEDPDLTWETSKMFQVGIESSLFKNVIDLNLDYYVKDTDKLIFDKRLAPSTGEALITVNDGNLANRGLEFDLTANIINRKDYGLSIAINGEILDNEITRMPFDEATGEAKLLDINTIYGRSEGHSIYDFYMREWAGVDPDNGSALWNQYYNDANDNDALDSGEAISSLTEFEKNNPGNNNIKKTTTSVYADATQKYTGHSAIPDVRGAFRINARVKNFTLSTQFTYSLGGYGYDSAYSRLMDNDQIGSNNWHTDIRNSWKEPGDITDVPRLTSGADFNSNANSTSTRFITSTDYIALNNASLGYSLPNTLLTNTGLTGVNFSLTADNLFIKSKRAGFNPNTAETNASSTYRYAPLTTVTLGVRVKF, from the coding sequence ATGAAAACAAAGTTTAGTGGAATTCTAACGCTAATACTAGCGTTTGTTGTGCATATATCATTTGCACAAGAAAAGACAATTTCAGGTACAATTTCAGATGATTCTGGATTACCGTTACCTGGAGCTACTGTTTTAGTAAAAGGTACCACCTCTGGTACATCATCCGATTTCGATGGTAAATATTCAATAAAAGCAAGCGCAGGAGACGTTCTTGTGTTTAGTTTTGTTGGGTATACAACTAGCGAAGTTACTGTTGGATCTTCCAGCACAATTAATGTTACTATGAAAGAGGATGCAACATCTCTTGAAGAAGTTATCATTGTAGGGTATAGTACTTCTACAAAACAAGCTTTCTCAGGTACCGTTAAAGAAATTAAATCAGAAGTTTTAGAAACAAAAAACTTTGCCAACGTAACCCAAGCTTTAGCTGGTGAGGTTGCAGGTGTAAATGTTATTAACACTTCTGGTCAACCTGGCACTGTTTCTAAAGTACGTATTCGTGGTTTTGGATCAGTTAATGGAAACAGAGCTCCTCTTTATGTAGTGGACGGTGTGCCTTTAACGACATCTTCTAGCTTTGACGAAGATGGTGAGGCCGTAAATAACAAAGCATTAAATTCTATTAACCCTGCTGATATTGAAAGTACTACTGTATTAAAAGATGCAACCGCAACCGCTATTTATGGTGCTCGTGGGGCGAATGGTGTAGTATTAATTACTACCAAATCAGGTAAATCAGGAACTAGTGTTATTGAAACAGATTTTAAAACTGGTGTAAACTTCCAAGCTATTCCTAGATATGATGTCATTAAAGACCCTAACGAATATATTGAAATTGCTTGGGGTGCACTTAAAAATTACTTCGAGTTAGAGTATCCTTCACTTAACTCTGTTGATTATGCAAATCAATACCTATATAGTTCAAATTTAGGTATTCACCCAATGTATAATAACTACAACATTACAGATGTATCCCAATTAATTGATCCTACAACAGGTAAAATGATTCCTGGGGTTACAACTAAATATAATCCAGAAAACTGGGAAGATAATGCTTTCCAATCTTCTATTCTTACTGAAGCAAACTTAAAAATGAGTGGCGGTAATGAAAAAACAACATACTTTTCTTCTTTTGGCTATTTAAATCAAAAAGGTTACATAAATAATTCTGAATACAAACGTTATACAACACGTTTAAATATAAATCATAAACCAAAAGAATGGTTAACGGCTTCAGGTAATCTTAGTTATACTTATGATGAAACTTTATCTAATGGGCAATCTGAAGATTCAGGTAGCGTATTTTGGTTTGTAGATAACATCCCATCTATTTACCCTTTATATCTAAGAGATAGCAATGGTAATAAAGTTAAAGATCCTTATTATGGTGGTTACCAATACGATTATGGTAACACCAGAGGGTTCGGTGGTTTAACCAACGCTATTGCAGATTCTGAATACGATAGAGACGAAAATAACACGCACGCCGTTAACGGATCATTCTCTTTTAAATTTGACATCACTCAAGACCTTAGTTTTGAAACACGCTATGGTATACAATACTACAATCGTATTCGTAATGTCATTAACAACCCTTTCTATGGCTCAGCTGCTGGAGATTCTCAAAAAGGTAGTTTATTTAAAGTAAACACTTCTGAGATTACTCAAAACTTCTTAAACATGCTTAGATATAGCAAAAGTTTTGGAAATCACGGTTTAGAAATTCTTGCTGCATTTGAAACTAACCAAAACGATTATGAATATGCTTCTATAAGCAAAAACAAGGTGGTTAATTTACAAAATGGTTTAGATCAAGCCAATAACTACGTAGTTGTATCTTCTCCTCCAATGGGATATAGAAGATCTAGAACTATGGAAAGTTATTTTGGTCAACTTAATTATAACTACAACCAAAAGTACTTTTTAACAGGTTCTATTAGGCGTGATGGTTCTTCTAGGTTTTACAAAAACAAATGGGGTACATTTGGATCTGTGGGTGCTGCATGGGTATTGAGCAATGAAGACTTCTTAAACTCTTCAGAAGCAATTAACTTCTTAAAACTTAAAGCTAGTTACGGTTTAGTTGGTGATGAAGGTGGTGTTGATTATTATAGTGGTCAAAACTCTTATAGTATCAATAATTTAATTGGTGAAATTTCATTAATCCCTAACGCCATTGAAGATCCTGACTTAACTTGGGAAACTTCAAAAATGTTTCAAGTTGGTATTGAATCCTCTTTATTTAAAAATGTTATTGACTTAAATTTAGATTATTACGTAAAGGATACTGACAAATTAATCTTTGATAAACGATTAGCGCCTTCAACTGGTGAAGCTTTAATTACCGTAAATGATGGAAATTTAGCTAACAGAGGTTTAGAATTTGATTTAACAGCAAACATTATTAACCGAAAAGATTATGGATTAAGTATAGCTATTAATGGTGAGATTTTGGATAATGAGATTACAAGAATGCCTTTTGATGAAGCAACAGGAGAAGCAAAATTATTAGATATAAACACTATTTATGGTAGGTCTGAAGGTCATAGCATATACGATTTTTATATGAGAGAATGGGCAGGTGTAGATCCAGATAACGGTAGTGCTCTTTGGAATCAGTACTATAATGATGCTAACGATAATGATGCTCTTGATTCTGGTGAAGCAATCAGTAGCTTAACAGAATTTGAAAAAAACAACCCAGGAAACAATAATATTAAGAAAACAACTACAAGTGTTTATGCTGATGCGACTCAAAAATACACAGGTCATTCTGCTATACCAGATGTAAGGGGTGCTTTTAGAATAAATGCTAGAGTTAAAAACTTTACGCTTAGTACTCAATTTACTTACAGTCTAGGTGGTTATGGATACGATTCTGCTTATTCTCGTTTAATGGATAACGATCAAATTGGTAGCAACAACTGGCACACAGATATTAGAAACAGTTGGAAAGAACCAGGAGATATTACAGACGTACCTAGATTAACTAGTGGAGCTGATTTTAACTCAAACGCTAATTCTACTTCTACTCGTTTCATAACATCTACTGATTATATCGCTCTTAATAACGCAAGTCTTGGATACAGCTTACCAAACACGCTACTTACAAACACTGGTCTTACTGGCGTTAACTTCTCTTTAACAGCAGATAATTTATTTATCAAAAGTAAAAGAGCAGGATTTAACCCAAATACAGCAGAGACTAATGCTTCAAGCACATATCGTTATGCACCACTTACTACGGTAACATTAGGTGTAAGAGTTAAATTTTAA
- a CDS encoding RagB/SusD family nutrient uptake outer membrane protein yields the protein MKKIYLKTLLVSAISVLAVGCSSDFLEETPTENVSVDDVAKTGEVFSDILAGTLTGISNATFTTGTGGTTDHEDFGQKGYDIYLDFLSGDLALTANNYNRYGPFVQLQTTNDFTRITGNYTAWRYYYRLISYANGIIDAIGGNDATITDANKVTMGQAKAMRAYAYFYLSQLYIPEYTPTSKILPLYLDSSGVALPQSETQEVYAQMVDDLSEAITLLEGYTRTELYQVNQSVAKALLAYVYAARGENNDNILARDLANEVITQSNLPITTKEQTVGGFNRIDSNPSWLWAIDITTDAGLDLISWWGQMDVYTYSYQWAGDKKAIDENLYNAIDDNDIRKTQFASDADIADPVNELEDTEKLIPFKKFYNGNRSRGGQRVIEDDYVFMRIDEMYMLSAELSAREGFEGDAKDRLKEVLAERFDDPADYAYVDALTGQDLQDEIYLQTRIEFFGEGKSFLALKRNKGTVTRGPNHTYLAGESWSYNDDILTFEIPQSEVQNNPFID from the coding sequence ATGAAAAAAATATATTTAAAAACACTATTAGTTTCAGCCATTTCAGTTCTTGCTGTAGGCTGTAGTTCTGATTTCTTAGAAGAAACTCCAACAGAAAATGTTTCTGTAGATGACGTAGCTAAAACAGGAGAGGTTTTTTCTGACATATTAGCAGGTACTCTTACAGGTATTTCTAACGCAACCTTTACAACAGGAACAGGCGGAACAACTGACCATGAAGATTTTGGCCAAAAAGGGTACGATATCTATTTAGATTTCCTTTCTGGTGACTTAGCTTTAACAGCTAATAACTATAATAGGTACGGGCCATTTGTACAATTACAAACTACCAATGACTTTACCCGAATCACTGGTAATTACACTGCTTGGAGATACTACTATAGATTAATTTCATATGCTAATGGAATTATTGATGCTATAGGTGGAAACGATGCTACTATTACAGATGCTAATAAAGTGACAATGGGGCAAGCTAAAGCTATGCGTGCTTATGCATATTTCTATCTTTCTCAATTGTATATTCCAGAGTACACACCTACGAGTAAAATTTTACCATTATACCTAGACTCTAGCGGAGTGGCTTTGCCTCAAAGTGAAACTCAAGAAGTTTATGCACAAATGGTTGACGATTTATCAGAAGCAATTACTTTACTAGAAGGCTACACAAGAACCGAACTTTACCAAGTTAATCAATCTGTAGCTAAAGCATTACTTGCCTATGTTTATGCTGCTAGGGGAGAAAACAATGATAATATCTTAGCTAGAGATTTAGCTAATGAAGTTATTACACAATCTAACTTACCAATTACAACTAAAGAACAAACTGTTGGAGGATTTAACAGAATTGATTCTAACCCAAGTTGGTTATGGGCTATTGATATTACTACTGATGCAGGTTTAGACTTAATTTCATGGTGGGGACAAATGGATGTTTACACTTATAGTTACCAATGGGCTGGAGATAAAAAAGCCATTGATGAAAACTTATACAACGCTATCGATGACAATGATATCAGAAAAACACAATTTGCTAGTGATGCTGATATTGCTGATCCAGTTAATGAATTAGAAGATACAGAGAAATTAATACCGTTCAAAAAATTCTATAACGGAAACCGCTCACGAGGAGGGCAACGTGTTATTGAAGACGATTATGTATTCATGAGAATTGATGAGATGTATATGTTATCTGCTGAATTATCTGCTAGAGAAGGTTTTGAAGGTGATGCTAAAGATAGATTAAAAGAAGTCTTAGCTGAACGTTTTGACGATCCTGCAGATTACGCTTATGTAGATGCTCTTACAGGTCAAGACTTACAAGATGAAATTTACTTACAAACAAGAATAGAATTCTTTGGTGAAGGAAAAAGTTTTTTAGCACTTAAAAGAAATAAAGGTACTGTAACAAGAGGCCCTAACCACACTTATTTAGCTGGTGAATCTTGGTCTTATAATGATGATATCTTGACATTCGAAATTCCACAAAGTGAAGTTCAAAACAATCCGTTTATTGACTAG
- the rlmB gene encoding 23S rRNA (guanosine(2251)-2'-O)-methyltransferase RlmB, whose protein sequence is MQNQTQIFGIRAIIEAVNAGKTIDKVFLQKGLRGELFTELEALLRKQSINTSYVPVEKLNRLTKKNHQGAVAQISPIAFYDIEELVINVIECGKTPLFLLLDQLSDVRNFGAIIRTAECTGVDGIIIQKKGGAPVNGDTIKTSAGAVFKIPICKVDHIKDAVFYMQASGIKVIAATEKTDNTLYEVSFKEPCAIIMGSEDRGINPSTLKVVDDKAKLPLLGDIESLNVSVACGAFLYEAVRQRIAP, encoded by the coding sequence ATGCAAAACCAAACACAAATATTCGGTATTAGAGCTATTATAGAAGCCGTAAATGCAGGTAAAACTATTGATAAAGTTTTTCTTCAAAAAGGTTTAAGAGGTGAATTATTTACTGAATTAGAAGCCCTTTTAAGAAAACAAAGTATTAACACTTCGTATGTACCTGTTGAAAAGCTTAACCGTTTAACTAAAAAAAATCATCAAGGGGCTGTTGCTCAAATATCACCAATAGCGTTTTATGATATTGAAGAATTAGTTATAAATGTAATAGAGTGTGGGAAAACGCCCTTATTTTTATTACTTGACCAGTTAAGTGATGTAAGAAATTTTGGTGCTATTATTAGAACCGCAGAATGCACTGGTGTTGATGGCATTATTATTCAGAAAAAAGGCGGTGCTCCCGTAAATGGAGATACTATTAAAACAAGTGCTGGAGCGGTATTTAAAATTCCTATTTGCAAGGTAGATCATATAAAAGATGCTGTTTTTTATATGCAAGCCTCTGGAATAAAAGTTATTGCTGCTACCGAAAAAACAGACAATACACTATACGAAGTATCATTTAAAGAACCTTGTGCTATTATTATGGGATCTGAAGATAGAGGTATCAATCCTTCTACTCTAAAAGTTGTTGATGATAAGGCTAAACTTCCACTGCTAGGTGATATTGAATCTTTAAATGTTTCTGTAGCCTGTGGTGCTTTTTTATATGAAGCTGTAAGGCAACGAATAGCTCCCTAA
- a CDS encoding rhomboid family intramembrane serine protease, translating to MKHQHFKFTTGVIAYPIFFVLIIWSVLSFEVRFNVNFNEYGIYPLTFKGLRGVFFSPFIHGSIEHLYHNTVPLFVLTMALFYFYRHIAWKVLFFGIIVSGFLTWCIGRPSYHIGASGLIYVLVSFTFFKGVFAKHYRLIALSLLVVFLYGSMIWYVVPIDENISWEGHLSGLITGFLFALFFKKQIAKPKKFEWEEEHYNEENDPFLKHFDEDGNFIEAPSNFPKGEEVDNDNNDKITVNYVFKPKPQNSDEVGKN from the coding sequence ATGAAACATCAACACTTCAAATTTACTACAGGTGTTATTGCATACCCAATTTTTTTTGTGCTAATAATTTGGTCTGTGCTTTCTTTTGAGGTGCGTTTCAATGTAAATTTTAATGAATATGGTATTTATCCTTTAACTTTTAAGGGCCTTAGAGGTGTTTTTTTTAGTCCGTTTATTCACGGTAGTATAGAACATTTATATCATAATACAGTGCCCTTATTTGTGTTAACTATGGCGCTCTTTTATTTTTACCGCCATATAGCTTGGAAAGTTCTTTTTTTTGGAATCATTGTTTCAGGATTTTTAACATGGTGTATTGGTAGACCTTCTTACCACATTGGTGCTAGCGGATTAATATACGTACTAGTAAGTTTTACCTTTTTTAAAGGGGTATTTGCTAAACATTACCGTCTTATCGCTTTATCGCTATTGGTTGTATTTCTTTACGGAAGTATGATTTGGTATGTTGTTCCTATTGATGAAAACATTTCTTGGGAAGGGCATCTATCTGGTTTAATAACAGGTTTTCTTTTTGCTCTATTCTTTAAAAAACAAATAGCAAAGCCCAAAAAATTTGAATGGGAGGAGGAACATTATAATGAAGAAAACGACCCTTTTTTAAAGCATTTTGATGAAGATGGTAACTTTATAGAAGCCCCTTCTAACTTCCCCAAAGGTGAAGAAGTTGATAATGATAATAATGATAAAATTACTGTAAACTATGTTTTTAAACCGAAGCCTCAAAACTCAGATGAGGTAGGCAAGAATTAG
- a CDS encoding replication-associated recombination protein A, with protein MNEPLAERLRPKTLEDYVSQSHLVGANGALTKSIQQGLIPSMILWGPPGTGKTTLANIIATESGRPFYTLSAINSGVKDVRDVIEKAKQSGGLFTTKNPILFIDEIHRFSKSQQDSLLQAVEKGWVTLIGATTENPSFEVISALLSRCQVYILNAFDKTDLETLLHRALERDEILSKKNITLKETNALLKLSGGDGRKLLNIFELIVNSQDDDVVITDAMVLEKVQNNTVRYDKTGEQHYDIISAFIKSIRGSDPNGAVYWLARMIEGGEDLKFIARRLLIAASEDIGNANPTALVIANNTFQAVSTIGYPESRIILSQCATYLACSPKSNAAYAAINLAQQKVRETGDLSVPLDIRNAPTKLMKELGYGDNYKYAHNYENNFANQEFLPDEIKNTTFYEPGNNAREKAHRDFLKQRWKDKYNY; from the coding sequence ATGAATGAGCCTTTAGCAGAACGATTAAGACCCAAAACTTTAGAGGACTACGTGAGTCAATCTCATTTAGTTGGTGCCAACGGTGCGTTAACAAAAAGTATACAACAAGGACTAATTCCTTCTATGATTTTATGGGGACCACCTGGAACCGGAAAAACAACCTTAGCTAATATTATTGCTACAGAATCTGGCAGACCTTTTTATACATTAAGTGCCATAAATTCTGGAGTAAAAGATGTTAGAGATGTTATTGAAAAAGCCAAACAAAGTGGCGGACTATTTACTACCAAAAACCCCATTTTGTTTATTGATGAAATTCATAGATTTAGTAAATCTCAGCAAGATTCTTTATTACAAGCGGTTGAAAAAGGATGGGTAACTTTAATTGGTGCTACAACAGAAAACCCTAGTTTTGAAGTTATTTCGGCACTTTTATCGCGTTGCCAAGTTTATATTTTAAATGCTTTTGATAAAACTGATTTAGAAACTCTTTTACACCGAGCTTTAGAAAGAGATGAAATTTTATCTAAAAAAAATATAACACTAAAAGAAACCAATGCGCTTTTAAAACTTTCTGGTGGTGATGGCAGAAAATTACTTAATATTTTTGAGCTTATTGTTAACTCTCAAGATGATGATGTAGTTATTACCGATGCAATGGTGCTTGAAAAAGTGCAAAATAATACGGTTAGATATGATAAAACTGGAGAGCAGCATTACGATATTATTTCAGCTTTTATAAAATCTATTCGCGGTAGTGACCCTAATGGTGCAGTATATTGGTTAGCGCGTATGATTGAAGGTGGTGAAGACCTAAAATTTATAGCCCGTAGGTTATTAATTGCTGCCAGCGAAGATATTGGTAATGCCAACCCAACAGCATTGGTTATTGCCAACAATACATTTCAGGCAGTATCTACCATTGGATATCCAGAATCTAGAATTATACTTAGCCAATGTGCCACTTATTTAGCTTGTTCCCCAAAAAGTAATGCCGCCTATGCTGCCATTAATTTAGCCCAACAAAAAGTTCGAGAAACTGGCGATTTAAGTGTGCCCTTAGATATTAGAAATGCACCTACCAAACTTATGAAAGAACTTGGTTATGGCGATAATTATAAATACGCACACAACTACGAGAACAATTTTGCTAATCAAGAATTTTTACCAGACGAAATTAAAAACACCACGTTTTATGAACCCGGAAATAACGCCAGAGAAAAAGCTCATAGAGATTTCTTAAAACAACGTTGGAAAGACAAGTACAATTACTAA
- a CDS encoding YjjG family noncanonical pyrimidine nucleotidase encodes MKVNGITDIFFDLDHTLWDFDRNSALTFAKIFELNKIDVEVNDFLFHYEPINLNYWKLYREEKIDKQSLRFGRLNDAFLAVGEKVSKDLIYKLADDYITYLTTHNYLFENTLEVLNYLTTNYILHIITNGFEEVQQKKLIRSNIDKYFKTVTNSEMVGVKKPNPKIFNYALNMAETKVENSIMIGDSYEADILGAQNVGMDVIFFDATNTVATNGVKKINNLIQLKKYL; translated from the coding sequence ATGAAAGTTAACGGAATTACAGATATTTTTTTTGATTTAGACCATACCCTTTGGGATTTTGATAGAAATTCTGCATTAACATTTGCTAAAATTTTTGAACTCAATAAAATTGATGTAGAAGTAAATGATTTTCTCTTTCATTATGAGCCTATTAACCTCAATTACTGGAAACTTTATAGAGAAGAAAAAATTGATAAACAATCGTTGCGATTTGGGCGTTTAAATGATGCTTTTCTTGCCGTTGGAGAAAAAGTTAGTAAAGATTTAATATATAAATTAGCAGACGATTATATCACCTATTTAACCACACATAATTATTTGTTTGAAAACACGTTAGAAGTATTAAATTATTTAACAACAAACTATATACTCCATATAATTACCAATGGTTTTGAAGAGGTACAGCAAAAAAAACTAATTAGGTCTAATATAGATAAATACTTTAAAACAGTAACAAACTCTGAAATGGTTGGAGTTAAAAAACCAAACCCTAAAATATTTAATTACGCACTTAATATGGCTGAAACTAAGGTTGAAAATAGTATTATGATAGGCGATAGTTATGAGGCCGATATATTAGGAGCGCAGAATGTAGGAATGGATGTTATTTTTTTTGATGCAACCAATACGGTAGCAACCAATGGTGTTAAAAAAATTAATAATTTAATTCAATTAAAAAAATATTTATAG
- a CDS encoding polysaccharide deacetylase family protein, translated as MLLVYTHKISPRVKYVFKHICTRILGIEVSFTTAIEKLIAHDSLKMSYTKQQLGNEFFVRSHDIMFEQGLSDVEVNIQDWGNTKCFFFIGEKGSIPFDIFAASFYLLSRYEEYLPHVKDEFGRFTATESLGYKYGFLHQPVVDIWAYKFKEALQNQFPDFKFPTRTYSVRPIIDVPSAYSYKLKGIIRTIGGTVKDLFKFRFRSLYLRYAVLLGFKHDPYDTFKYIINRQKLCKNKFLFFFLIGDYSTYDKGINASKKSFISLIKHVADYCNVGLKVSYFAIDDVTILKKEKNRMEDILNTPLKASRQSFSRLNLPESYRNLIDLEIKEDYTMGYVNHIGFRAGSCTPFLFYDLDYEVQTPLMIYPYHLLDYALLNNKSLLDKKKVLKEVINEVKQVNGEFVPVFHNYTFTDVDQWKGYKELFNLILESANES; from the coding sequence ATGCTTCTAGTTTATACTCATAAAATATCGCCCAGAGTTAAGTATGTATTTAAGCATATTTGTACCAGAATTTTAGGTATAGAGGTTAGTTTTACTACTGCTATAGAAAAGCTTATTGCGCATGATAGCCTAAAAATGTCATATACCAAACAGCAATTGGGTAATGAGTTTTTTGTAAGAAGTCATGATATTATGTTTGAACAAGGCTTATCTGATGTTGAAGTTAATATTCAAGATTGGGGTAATACTAAGTGTTTTTTCTTTATTGGTGAAAAAGGATCTATTCCGTTTGATATTTTTGCCGCATCTTTTTATCTATTGTCTAGGTACGAAGAATATTTACCCCATGTTAAAGATGAGTTTGGACGTTTTACCGCCACAGAAAGTTTAGGATATAAATACGGTTTTTTACACCAGCCAGTAGTTGATATATGGGCATATAAATTTAAAGAGGCATTACAAAATCAATTTCCAGATTTTAAATTTCCCACAAGAACTTATAGTGTAAGACCCATTATAGATGTACCAAGTGCTTATAGTTATAAACTAAAAGGTATTATACGTACTATTGGAGGCACAGTAAAAGATTTGTTTAAATTTAGATTTAGGAGTTTATACCTAAGGTATGCAGTGCTTCTTGGGTTTAAACATGACCCGTATGATACATTTAAATACATTATAAACAGACAAAAATTATGTAAAAATAAGTTCTTGTTTTTCTTTTTAATAGGCGACTATTCTACCTACGATAAGGGTATTAATGCCAGTAAAAAAAGCTTTATATCGCTCATTAAGCACGTTGCAGATTATTGTAACGTGGGTTTAAAAGTTTCTTATTTTGCTATAGATGATGTTACCATTCTTAAAAAAGAAAAAAATAGAATGGAAGATATTTTAAACACACCTTTAAAAGCATCAAGGCAGTCTTTTTCAAGATTAAATTTACCAGAATCTTATAGAAATTTAATCGATTTAGAAATTAAAGAAGATTACACCATGGGGTATGTTAATCATATAGGTTTTAGAGCAGGCTCATGTACACCTTTTTTGTTTTATGATTTAGATTATGAAGTACAAACACCATTGATGATTTACCCTTATCACCTTTTAGATTACGCATTGTTAAATAACAAATCTTTATTAGATAAAAAGAAAGTTTTAAAAGAAGTTATAAATGAAGTTAAACAAGTAAATGGCGAATTTGTTCCTGTATTTCACAATTATACATTTACAGATGTAGATCAATGGAAAGGATACAAAGAGTTGTTTAATTTAATTTTAGAATCGGCTAATGAAAGTTAA
- the radC gene encoding DNA repair protein RadC — MTEKSTSFSIKNWSQDDQPREKLLYKGKAALSDAELVAILIGSGNREESAVALCKRILASVDNNLSELGKLSIKQLMAFKGIGEAKAITIAAALELGRRRRGEEALEKKKITSSLSVFELMQPIIGELQHEEFWIIYLNNSNKVIQKNQLSKGGITGTLVDVRLVLKNALEAGATSLILAHNHPSGTLKPSEADKQITAKLKNAAESLDIKVLDHLIITEKAYFSFADEGVL, encoded by the coding sequence ATGACAGAAAAAAGTACGTCCTTTTCAATAAAAAATTGGTCGCAAGATGATCAACCCAGAGAAAAACTTCTCTACAAAGGGAAAGCTGCTTTAAGTGATGCCGAATTAGTAGCTATTTTAATAGGTTCTGGCAATAGAGAAGAAAGTGCAGTAGCTTTGTGTAAGCGTATTTTAGCAAGTGTAGATAATAACTTAAGTGAACTAGGGAAGCTTTCTATAAAACAGTTAATGGCATTTAAAGGAATAGGAGAAGCCAAAGCCATAACTATTGCTGCTGCGTTAGAGTTAGGAAGGCGCCGTAGGGGAGAAGAAGCTCTAGAGAAAAAGAAAATTACTTCTAGTTTATCGGTATTTGAACTTATGCAACCTATTATTGGCGAGTTACAACATGAAGAGTTTTGGATTATCTATTTAAATAACTCTAACAAAGTAATTCAAAAAAATCAATTAAGTAAAGGGGGTATTACAGGCACTTTGGTAGATGTACGTTTAGTGCTTAAAAATGCCTTAGAAGCAGGAGCAACTTCTTTAATTTTAGCTCATAATCACCCTTCAGGAACTTTAAAACCTAGTGAAGCAGATAAACAAATTACTGCCAAACTAAAAAATGCTGCAGAAAGTTTAGATATAAAAGTGTTAGACCATTTAATTATAACCGAAAAAGCCTATTTTAGTTTTGCAGATGAAGGGGTGTTATAA